AAAGCTCGCATGCAGTTCCAGCCCGGCTTTCGCGCCCTGATGGCGCAGGATCGCCGGGCTGGGCAGCATACCGCCCGGGAAGATATGCTGACGGATGAAGTCAGAGCGTTTGCGATAGATCGAGAATTCGGCATCCGGCACGGTGATCGCCTGCAGGACCGCCCGCCCGCCGGGGGCAAGGCGCGCTTTCAGCGTGGCGAAATAGGCGGGCCAATAGCGTTCGCCGACAGCCTCGATCATCTCGACCGAGACAATATTGTCGAAGGTCCCGCCGGCGTGGCGGTAATCCTGCAGCCGGATCTCGGCCCCTCCGTCAAGCCGTGCATCGGCATAGCCCTTTTGCGCGGGCGACAGCGTCAGCCGGTGACATGACGCCCGGTTTCGGCGGCGCGTTCGGCAAATCCGCCCAGCCGCAGCCAATCTCGAGAATGCGCTCGCCCGGAGCCAGCCGCGACAGGATACGATCATTCTTGCGCGCCTGGGCGGTTTCCAGATCATCGGTGCCGTCGAACAGAGCCGAGGAATAGCTCATGCCCGGATCAAGCCAGAGCTGGTAGAATTCATTCCCGACATCGTAATGCGCCCGGATATTGCGTGACGAGCCCGCGAGCGAATTGGTCCGCAGCCGGTCGGTCAGGCGAAACCTGAGAGCAGCAAGCCAGCCCGGTCTGCCCTGGCCATTCAGCAGATCGAAATTGCGGATGGCAAGGCTCAGAAGCGCTTCGAGATCCGGGCTGTCCCAATGGCCTGCGACATAGCTTTCGCCAAACCCCACATCGCCGCGCGTCGCCAGCGCGGCAAGCAGCGCCCAGTCGGTGATCCGGATCACGGACTCGGGGCCTTCTGATCCGAAATTATGACAATGGCCCTCGGGGGTGGTCAGGCAAAGGCGTCCGTGCCGGATACCCTCAAGCGAGGCGAGAAAGCGGGTCTGTAGCAGGCTCATCAGCTGATTTCCTCAGGGGGCGCAGGGGGCAGGCGGCGATAGGCGACGCCTTTGAGGCGCAGGCGCAGGGCCTGCCAGTAGATCAGGGCCAGGACCCGCAGCGCGCCGCCCGGACGGCGGAAGGCGGCTGTCAGCAGGCCAGACTGGCGCAGGGGCCGGGGCGCGGCATTGAGTGTGGCGATCAGCCCCTCTTTGCCATCTGTGTGGCGGATCAGCATGGCAACCCGGGCCGGGGTCACGCGGAACCGGAACTCATAGCGCCCGGCCACGTCCTGAAAAGGCGAGACGTGAAAGACCTTTTCGGTGGTCATGAGATCTTCAGGCCCGATCGGCGTGAACCCCTCATGGTGACAAAGATAAGAGTGCCGCTGGCCAAAGGTGTTGTTGACCTCGGCGAGCACAGCAAGAAGATCATCGCCGCGCAACACCATCCAGAAGCTGACCGGGTTGAACCAGAAACCAAGGAACCTAGGCTGCGCCATCAGCGCCAGGGTCATCGCACCCTCTCGGCGCAGACCGGCCTGCCCCAGCACCTCCCAGGCCCATGCAGCGCCTTTGCCATTCCCCCGGGGGCCGCCATGGTCAGTCGCGCAAAAGCTGAAAAGGCCGGCGCGTCCAAGGCGGAAGAGCCCGTGCCGGCATACGACCTCGGGCGCCAGCAGCAGATAATCGACCCGGTAGCGAAA
The Gemmobacter sp. 24YEA27 DNA segment above includes these coding regions:
- a CDS encoding class I SAM-dependent methyltransferase, producing the protein MAAAGRICRTRRRNRASCHRLTLSPAQKGYADARLDGGAEIRLQDYRHAGGTFDNIVSVEMIEAVGERYWPAYFATLKARLAPGGRAVLQAITVPDAEFSIYRKRSDFIRQHIFPGGMLPSPAILRHQGAKAGLELHASFSFGQDYARTCRIWAERMTGAAPRIRRFGYDEPFLRGWRYYLESCAATFATGRSDVVQVEFGHVGQIAQAA
- a CDS encoding class I SAM-dependent methyltransferase, which translates into the protein MSLLQTRFLASLEGIRHGRLCLTTPEGHCHNFGSEGPESVIRITDWALLAALATRGDVGFGESYVAGHWDSPDLEALLSLAIRNFDLLNGQGRPGWLAALRFRLTDRLRTNSLAGSSRNIRAHYDVGNEFYQLWLDPGMSYSSALFDGTDDLETAQARKNDRILSRLAPGERILEIGCGWADLPNAPPKPGVMSPADAVARAKGLCRCTA
- a CDS encoding DUF1365 domain-containing protein — protein: MEGGLVSQLAQGAVLHLTSDVTHARRGARRHAFRYRVDYLLLAPEVVCRHGLFRLGRAGLFSFCATDHGGPRGNGKGAAWAWEVLGQAGLRREGAMTLALMAQPRFLGFWFNPVSFWMVLRGDDLLAVLAEVNNTFGQRHSYLCHHEGFTPIGPEDLMTTEKVFHVSPFQDVAGRYEFRFRVTPARVAMLIRHTDGKEGLIATLNAAPRPLRQSGLLTAAFRRPGGALRVLALIYWQALRLRLKGVAYRRLPPAPPEEIS